The genome window GCACGTGCTCGACGATGTCGACTTGGTGTTGGTGATGAGCGTCAACCCCGGGTTTGGCGGGCAGAAGTTCATCGAGTCGGCGCTGTCGAAGATTCGCAAACTGCGCGGCCTCATCGACGACGGCGGGCTCGATGTCCGCATCGAGGTCGACGGGGGCATCAAGGTCGACAACGTCGCAGCCGTGACGGCCGCCGGCGCCGACGTCGTGGTGTCGGGCAGCGGCGTGTTCGGCGCCGACGACTACGCCGACACCATCGCCCAGCTGCGCCGGCGCGGCGACGAGGCCATCGAGATCGCGTGACGGCGGGCCACGGCGGCTCGCGTCAGAAGTCGCCGAACAGGTCGGTGATCTTGACGTCGAGCGCCGTCGCCACCTTGAACAGCGACGACACGGAGGCCGAGGACTCCGCCCGCTCGATCTGAGACAGCAGCGACACCGACAGGTTGGTGCGCCGCGACATCTGCTTGAGCGTGAGCCCCCGGCTTTTGCGCAACTCGCGGATGCACCGGCCGATCGCCGCGTGTAGTTCGTCTTCGCGGCGCAGGATCAGGCCCTTTTGTTTGGCGATGCGGTGCAGCGCCTCGCGGAACTCGTTGATCGAAAACGGCTTGCGGATGTACGCGGAGACGTTGTGCTCGATCGACGACGTGGCCGTTTCGAGGCTCGGATAGCCGGTGAGGATGATCACGGCGATGTCGTCATCGACCTGGCGAATCTGCCCGAGCAGGTCGATGCCGTTGAGCTTCGGCATCATCAGGTCGAGGACGCAGACGTGGAAGTCCTCCTGCTTGAGAGCCGGCAGGACCTCCGTCGGGTCGCTCATGACCCGGACGCCGTACCCCTCCGAGGTGAGGAAGTCCTCGAGGTACTCACAGACATCGCGGTCGTCGTCGACGACGAGGATGTTGAGCTGAGGCACGGCGCTAGCTGTGAGAGGGTTGACTGCCGTCGTTTGTCGGGGCGAGAGGATTTGAACCTCCGGCCTCTTGGTCCCGAACCAAGCGCGCTACCAGGCTGCGCTACGCCCCGTTTCGTCCGTTCCGAATTACAGCAATATTGCAATATCCGCCCGAACGGCCCGGTGTCAACGCGGTTTTTCGCATTTCGTGGAAAAATTTGCGGCTGCTTCAACGCCAGCGGATCGCCGGAAGGGGAATACGCAGTCCGACCTCCGCAAATCGTCCGGAGCGGCCGACGGAGCCGACCCGCGCGTAGGGAACGGCGCCGGCAAACAGCCAGATCGACGCCTGCCAACCGACCTGCGGTGGCCGGAATTCATTGAATTCGACGACCGGGCCGCCCGAAACCCCCCAGGCGACGCCGAGCGGCCGGTACGTGCCGACCCAGACGTCGGCCCACGCGCGGCCGGTCGCGCTGCGCGTGAGCCGGTACGCGCCGATCGCGACCGCCAAGGCGGACAGCGGCTCGTGTTCGCGCACGCGGGCGACGAACAACTCGCCGCCGAACGCGCCATCCCACGCCCCGTCGGCGTGGGTCGCCGCTGCGACCGGCCCGACGGCGAGCACGAGCCCGTCGAGGTCGGCCGTCGACGCGCTGCGGGCCGGCGCGGCGGGCGGCGCCCCCGCGTCTCGCGCCGACCCGGCGGAGGCCGGTTCGACGCCGCCGGCACACCATAGTAGAATCGCGACTGTTCGCGCCGGGGTCCGGATGCCCCGACGGCCGGCCCGGGTCCCCGGCCACAAACTCGGTAACCAACTGATAATACTTGTCAACGTTGCTGTTCCAGCCGGTCCGCGGTTTGCTTTCCGTTTACTGCGGTGCCGTACGCCTTTCGCCAGCTCGCTGAGCCCACCGACGCGATGCACGATCACCGTCCCGCCGAGGCCGGCGCGCGCGATTCCGGGATGCTACCACCCGACGCTCGCGAGAGCTACGAGCGGCTACGCCGCGTCAACCTGTTTGACGGCATCCCGAACGACGAGCTGTCCGCCGCGATCGCGTCGGGCGCGATCCGGCGGCGGATCCTGCGTCGCGATGTGTTCGTCGCCGACCCGGTTGCGGCGCCGCGCGACGCCGAGCTGATCTACGTGATCGACGGTCAGCTCGCCGTCGGCGCGTTCGATCCCGGCGACTTTGCGGACCGGAAAGCCTATCAGGATCGCTACGACCGAATGTCCGAGGCCGAGCGCCGGGAGGAGTCTGCGCTCGCGCCGCCGCCGCTGGCCCGGGTCGCCCGGAAGAACCTCGCCGTGTTCTTCCCCGGCGACGTGTTCAACGCGGCCGCCGTGGCTGCGCAGCGCGACCTCACCGTGGCGTTCTTCACGACCGCGCCGTCGGAGATCGCGGTGATCTCCGGCCACGCGATCAGTGAACTCGTGCTGCGGTATCCGTTCTTCGAGCGGCGCCTGCGG of Deltaproteobacteria bacterium contains these proteins:
- a CDS encoding response regulator, yielding MPQLNILVVDDDRDVCEYLEDFLTSEGYGVRVMSDPTEVLPALKQEDFHVCVLDLMMPKLNGIDLLGQIRQVDDDIAVIILTGYPSLETATSSIEHNVSAYIRKPFSINEFREALHRIAKQKGLILRREDELHAAIGRCIRELRKSRGLTLKQMSRRTNLSVSLLSQIERAESSASVSSLFKVATALDVKITDLFGDF